The genomic window GATCCATCGCTCTTGGCTGACCTCCTGCTCGATGAGGTTCATGGGGAAGACCGGAGCCAGCATGTCGGGGGAGATGGGCTTGCCATCGGGCCCCAGTGGCGGTTGCAGCGGGTTCGGCAGGTCTGCCGCCAGATTGTACCATTGCCGCGGGATTTCGCTTTCGTCCAACAACACCTTTGTATTCATCTCGTTGTCACCTTTCTTGCAGACAGAGTCTTCCTCGTCATGACTGAACCCAAGATCCGTTCCGGGTAGAGTCCGATTTGAAACACTCAGGAGAGATCACCCACCAAACCGCTGCCGGTCAGCGGATAAGACCAATCCTTGCCCCGGCTCCATCCTGCGCCGCCTGCGTTCGTATGCTAGCGGGCGGGCTTATCACATGTCGAGATGGCATTCTCGTGCCATATGCGAATGCCGTCAAGGACGCCCCGTGGGTGCTCGCTGGTCGATGGCCCGACCGGATTCAGTCTGGCTGCCTGAAATCAGTTTTGAAAAGAAGCAGGAGCGGTTGAGCCGGCTTCTGCCCGGGTTGAGATCAGAAGCTTGCCGTGGCCGGGGGAGCACGCGGATGCCTTTCGCCGCCCTGAGAGCTCGGAGCTTACCCCGTTGCGCGTGCATAGAAGATGCAGGTCTTTGGGGAACGGCAGGTCACAACAATCCTGCCCTTTCATCCAGGCCGAACATGATGTTCATGTTCTGGATCGCCTGACCGGCGGCGCCTTTGATCAGGTTGTCGATAGCCGAAATGACGATGATACGCGACTTGACCACTCGGGCGCTGATGTCACAGAAGTTGGTGTGAGTCACCAGCGATGTTCGCGGAAGGTCCTTACGCAGCCGCACGAAAGGTTCGCCGGCGTAAGCTTCAGCAAAGACCTGGTTGACATGCTCCGGTGAAACGGGTTGGAGCGGCTTGAGATAAATAGTCGAGAGAATGCCTCGTTCGATCGGCAGCAGGTGCGGGGTGAAGATCACCGAGGACTTGCCGTTCCGAACGTACGCATCGAGAGTACGCTCGATTTCCACCATGTGGCGATGCGTGCCCACGCCGTAGGCCTCAAAGTTCTCGTTTCGTTCGGGGAAATGGTGCTCCGGTTTGGGCTCACGTCCGGCCCCGCTCATGCCGCTGGCGGAGTCGACGATGACCTCGTGCGGGTCGATCAGACCCGCTTTGAGCAACGGTATGACGCCTAGTGCGGCCGATGTCGGGTAGCAGCCGGGGTTGGCGATAAGGCGGGCGTCGCGAATTTTCTCGCGGTAGAACTCGGGCAGGCCATAAACTGCGTGGGCCAGGTTTTCCAGATCGGTGTGCTTCTTGTTGTACCACTGTTCATAGTCGGCCGGTTCTTTCAGCCGGTAGTCGGCGGAAAAATCGATCACGCGAAGCCCTGCCTGCAGCAGCGTGGGCACGAACTGGGTGGACACAGCGTGGGGCAGGCAAAGCATGACCACATCCGCCCGTCCCGCCAGCGATGCGGGTTCAATCTCCTCGACCGGCAGCTCGATCCGGCCGACGAACTCCGGAAAGACTTCATGAATGTGCGGTCGCCACATCCAGTCTTTCCGCCCGCACAGGGCGGCGATTTCAACCTGCGGATGGCGGAGCAACCAGCGAATGGCCTCGCGCGAGGTGTAGGCTGTTGCTCCGATGACGGCTACGCGAATCTTCTGGTTTGGCATGGGACTGTTCCCGTACTGCACGTCTTCGATTCCTGCGCCGAAGAAACATGGCCTTGGAAGCCGAATGACAAAAACGAGTTGTCAGTGATCAGTCATCGGTGTTCAGTCGCGTTTGCGAGCGCCAACCGAATACTGACGACCGACAACTGACGGCTTCTTGGGGGTCTCTTTCTCCATTGGTCATGAGCACCTGTGGTCGGCATAGAAAACGACCCCGGCAAGGCATGGCCGGGGCCGTTGCGTTTCCAGACGCCGCCTCAACCATTTAACGCTTCGAGAACTGGAACCTGCGGCGGGCGCCGCGCTGCCCGTACTTCTTACGTTCCTTCATGCGGCTGTCGCGGGTCAGGTAGCCCCCGCCACGAAGCACCGCGTCAAACTCGCTGTTGGCGACCTTGATCGCCCGCGCGATCCCCAGGACGACCGCGCCGGCTTGGCCGGTGGGACCGCCGCCGCTGGTGTTGACGAAAACGTCGACCTTGCCGAGCAGGTCGGCCGCCCGCAACGGCGCCAGGCAATCCTGTCGGTCGCGTTCCTCCTTGAAGTACTGCTCCATCGGGCGCTTGTTGACCTCGAACTTGCCGGTGCCCGGACGGATCCGAACCCGAGCCACGGCCTTCTTCCGACGGCCGGTGCCCCAGAAGTACTTCTTCTTCGGATCCGGCTCGGGGATGGTTGCCGAACCTGCCGTTGGTGTCGCCTTTTCTTTGACTTCTTCGCTCATCGATGCAGACATCCGTTGGTAAACCGCTCGGTCCGCCTCGCGAGGCGACCGATCATCAATCCTCACGAAATCACACCCTCGTAAGTTCCAGCGGCCTGGGTTGCTGGGCCGCATGCGGGTGCTCGCTGCCGCGGTAAATCTTCAGTCGCTTGAGCATCCCGGCGGCGAGCTTGTTTTTGGGCAGCATGCGTCGGACCGCCAGCCGAAGAACCCGATCGGGGTGAGCCTTCATCAACTTGGCGATCGGGACGATCTTGTGTCCGCCGGGATAATAGGTGTAGTAGTCGTAGGTTTCCTGCTCCAACTTGCGGCCGGTCAGCTTGACTCTCTCGGCATTGATGACCACAACGAAGTCACCGCTCAGGACATGGGGGGTGTAGGTCGGCTTGTGCTTGCCCATCAAGATGGTTGCCAATTCAGCGGCCAAGCGTCCCAAGACCTTGCCGTCGGCGTCAACCAGGTGCCACTGGCCGCCGGCGTCTCCCGGCTTGGCGACATAACTCTTCATTGCTGCGGTATACATAGGTGCAAACCACTCCCTCACCCGATCTTGGGGACTCTCTGCTGACCATTTCCCCTGCCTACAAGGCAGAGCCCCATAGTTTAGCCGATGATGGCCTCAGGTCAAGGCGGCCCATTCTGCCGCCGAGCGGTCGAGGCGGGACCCCGCCGGCCGTCAGTCTGCCGGCGTTTTTCACGGCCCCCAAAAGCGGGCAAGTCGCCCGTGCCTCCCACGGTAGATCCCCGCCGCACGTGTCAAGGACCCCGAAGTCAGGGGGAAAGGGGTTGGGCAACCTTGAGCTCACCTCCCCGGTCCCCGGTTGTCCCGCAATTCCCAATATCTCGCCCGGCAAACTTGTTCAGGTCCGGGCATCTGTACCCCTTGCGCGCATATTTCCGGAACGTAGTGCCCGGGGGTTGCGGCCCGCAACAAGGCCGTCCGCCGCAGGCTCCTGGACCGCACCTAAAGCTCGTAGAGGCAAGGCCTTACGCTTCCAGGCCCGGGAGCCCATCAGGTCACCTTGGAACCGGGTTCGATGTCAGCATCGGGCTGGAGCAGGATAATACGTGTGTGGTCCGGGGTGCTGGCGGCCAGCAGCATCCCTTTGCTTTCCACTCCCCTCATCACGCGGGGAGCCAGATTGGCCACCACGACGATGTTCCGGCCGACCAGGCTGGCCGGGTCGTAATGCCCCCGGATGCCGGCGCAGATCTGCCGTTGTTCGTATCCCAGGTCGATCTTGAGAACCACCAGTTTATCGGCGTTGGGGTGGTTGGAGGCTTCGAGCACCTTGGCCACCCGCAGGTCGATCTTGGCAAAGTCCTCAAACTGAATCACGCTTGCTTGATCACTCATGGTCCTGACTCCCGAAAGACCGCCGTGGCAATGCTTCGGCGGGTTGTCTTCATGGGGCAACGGGAGTGTACTGCGGCAACTCTCCGGCGTCGAGGGCAGCCCCAAGGCGCTTGTGTCCATTCCGGAAGGCGATATCCTGCCTGTTCGCATTTCGCGTTCAGGAGGTTTTCATGTTCCGTATCTGGTTGGCGTCGGTTGCGGTTCTGAGCGGTTGGTTGGCTGGAGCTTCAAATGCCCCCGCAAGCGGCCCGGCCACGACCCCGGGGTCTCCGGCCGCTGCTCAGGTGCGATACTGCGACGTCACCCGCTTCGGGGCGGTGGGCGACGGGAAGACAAAGAACACTCAGCCAATACAAGAAACGATCAATGCGGCAAACGAGGCGGGTGGGGGGATTGTCCTCATTCCGCCGGGGATCTACCTGACGGGCACCATCCACCTTCGCAACCATGTCACGCTGCACCTGTTGCCTGGGGCGACATTGTTGGGTAGCACCGATCTGGCGGATTATCCTTCCACCCAAGTGACCTTTCGCTCGTACACCGACCATTACGTTTGCCAGAGCCTCATCGCCGGCGAAAATCTGCACGATATCGCGATCACGGGCAAAGGGATCATCAAGGGGCAGGGAGCGGACCGGGCTTTCTCGGCCTCGGCACCTGATTGGGGTTTCCGCAAGCGGCCCTACATCATCCGGTTGGTCTCTTGCCGAAACGTTCTGATCGAGGATGTAACCTTGCGCGATTCACCCATGTGGGTGCAGCACTACCTGGCATGCGACAACCTGACCATTCGCGGCGTGACCGTCCGGAGCCGCGCCAACAACAACAACGACGGGCTGGACATCGATTGTTGCCGAAACGTCCGGGTGACGGGGTGCGACATCTCCTCCGGCGATGATGCGCTTTGCCTCAAGAGCACTGCCGACCGGTCCTGCGAGAACATCGTTATCAGCGACTGTGTGTTGAGCAGTGCCTGCAACGGCTTCAAGCTCGGCACCGAGACCAACGGCGGATTCAAGAACGTCACTCTCACCAATTGCGCCATGTATGACGTCAATCTGGCCGGGATCGCGCTGCTGATCGTGGACGGCGGCACGCTGGATGGCGTAACGGTCAGCAACGTGACCATGCGAAACGCGGGGTCGCCCATCTTTCTGCGTTTGGGCAACCGCGCCCGGCCGTTCAAGGACAACATGCCCTCGCCGGGTGTGGGCCGATTCCGCAACGTGGCAATCAGTAACATCGTCGCCACGGGGTGCGAGCGAACGGGCTCGTCGATTGTCGGTCTTCCGGACCATCTCATCGAGAACGTGACGCTCTCAAACGTCAACCTGACGTACGCGGGAGGGGTGACAGTCGCCCAGATCCCCGCCGAGATCCCTGAGCAACCGGCCGGCTATCCTGAACACAACATGTTCGGCGCCCTGCCGGCCTACGGTTTCTACTGCCGGCACGTCGACGGCCTGACGCTTCGCGATGTCGCGGTTCGATTTGCCAAGCCGGACCAACGGCCGGCTCTGGTGTTCGATGATGTCCGGAATCTGGCGGTCAGTGGCCTGCGTGCTCAAGGCACCGGCGGAACGCGGGCAACAATCGCGATGAAAGCTGTCAGCCGCGCGCTGATCAGCGAATGTGTGGCTCCTGCGGACGCGCCGGTCTTCACCTGGATCGACGAAGGGTGTGAACGGATCAGCGTGATCGGCAACGACTTTTCCGAGACTGCCCGGCCGTTCGTCTTTGCGGGGTCTTCCCTGGTGGGCTGCCTGTTCGAGTCGGCTAACCGGACCGGACAAACACCTGTTGCCCCGGCCGCCTCGAGGACCGCTCCGGCTGAAGAGTAGGGACACGGATCACGCCAAGGCCCACAGAACAAGATGCGCTGCCGGCAGACGGACTGGCGGTCATCAGGGGGATTTGCCGGAGTCACATGGCGAAACGGTCCAAGGCGGGTTCAGACCGGCAAGATGCGGGTCCCACACCCGATTCGCGGTGCACGCCTATTGCGAATCCAATGCGATTTCCGCCCAATAGGCACCTTCGTGTTGCCAGTCGTCGGGTTGGTTGACCAATTCAAGCTCAGCGCTCTTGCCCCCAAACTTGCTGAGGTCTACTTTGATCGTCATCCAGCCTTCGGTGGTCGATTCCTTGCCGACCAGTCTCTCGATGAGCGTTTCGCCGTTGGCCTTGACGACCAGCAGCCA from Phycisphaerae bacterium includes these protein-coding regions:
- the metG gene encoding methionine--tRNA ligase subunit beta, with product MSDQASVIQFEDFAKIDLRVAKVLEASNHPNADKLVVLKIDLGYEQRQICAGIRGHYDPASLVGRNIVVVANLAPRVMRGVESKGMLLAASTPDHTRIILLQPDADIEPGSKVT
- the rpsI gene encoding 30S ribosomal protein S9, with amino-acid sequence MSEEVKEKATPTAGSATIPEPDPKKKYFWGTGRRKKAVARVRIRPGTGKFEVNKRPMEQYFKEERDRQDCLAPLRAADLLGKVDVFVNTSGGGPTGQAGAVVLGIARAIKVANSEFDAVLRGGGYLTRDSRMKERKKYGQRGARRRFQFSKR
- a CDS encoding glycoside hydrolase family 28 protein; the encoded protein is MFRIWLASVAVLSGWLAGASNAPASGPATTPGSPAAAQVRYCDVTRFGAVGDGKTKNTQPIQETINAANEAGGGIVLIPPGIYLTGTIHLRNHVTLHLLPGATLLGSTDLADYPSTQVTFRSYTDHYVCQSLIAGENLHDIAITGKGIIKGQGADRAFSASAPDWGFRKRPYIIRLVSCRNVLIEDVTLRDSPMWVQHYLACDNLTIRGVTVRSRANNNNDGLDIDCCRNVRVTGCDISSGDDALCLKSTADRSCENIVISDCVLSSACNGFKLGTETNGGFKNVTLTNCAMYDVNLAGIALLIVDGGTLDGVTVSNVTMRNAGSPIFLRLGNRARPFKDNMPSPGVGRFRNVAISNIVATGCERTGSSIVGLPDHLIENVTLSNVNLTYAGGVTVAQIPAEIPEQPAGYPEHNMFGALPAYGFYCRHVDGLTLRDVAVRFAKPDQRPALVFDDVRNLAVSGLRAQGTGGTRATIAMKAVSRALISECVAPADAPVFTWIDEGCERISVIGNDFSETARPFVFAGSSLVGCLFESANRTGQTPVAPAASRTAPAEE
- the argC gene encoding N-acetyl-gamma-glutamyl-phosphate reductase — translated: MPNQKIRVAVIGATAYTSREAIRWLLRHPQVEIAALCGRKDWMWRPHIHEVFPEFVGRIELPVEEIEPASLAGRADVVMLCLPHAVSTQFVPTLLQAGLRVIDFSADYRLKEPADYEQWYNKKHTDLENLAHAVYGLPEFYREKIRDARLIANPGCYPTSAALGVIPLLKAGLIDPHEVIVDSASGMSGAGREPKPEHHFPERNENFEAYGVGTHRHMVEIERTLDAYVRNGKSSVIFTPHLLPIERGILSTIYLKPLQPVSPEHVNQVFAEAYAGEPFVRLRKDLPRTSLVTHTNFCDISARVVKSRIIVISAIDNLIKGAAGQAIQNMNIMFGLDERAGLL
- the rplM gene encoding 50S ribosomal protein L13, translated to MKSYVAKPGDAGGQWHLVDADGKVLGRLAAELATILMGKHKPTYTPHVLSGDFVVVINAERVKLTGRKLEQETYDYYTYYPGGHKIVPIAKLMKAHPDRVLRLAVRRMLPKNKLAAGMLKRLKIYRGSEHPHAAQQPRPLELTRV